GGGCTTTTATCGCGGCCTTATTTATTGTTAGTGGGCATTTCGATAGGCCTAGTTAACTGAGGGCCCACAAGCCTTATTACTAACAGATCTTCCCCACAGGCCCATAACAAATCTTGGTTCATAAAGTGGTTTGATATATACTAACCCTGAATAAGACAACTAGAGAAACGCATAAAGTGGACAGTCTAAGTtcttaaaagaaatagaaagggaaaattttgaattgaaaatGCGAAGatcaacctttttttttaattcttgcGAGCTATTTTATCCACATGTGACATGCCCCCGTGGCCTTATTTTAGCTGAACAGTGTTCTACGGTTCTACCGAACCCATTCATCACCTTGTAAATTATATTGGCACAAACCCAGTACTCGTGGAATCAACGGGAGGTTTGTATATTCCTGGCAAGATCCTCTCTCAAGTCAAACCGCAAATGCCTTCATGGTGGTAATTTCCTCGGCTTCTCGTGCAAGGAAGACATGTCTGCATCTCCATAGTCAAACCTCTGCATACGTTGCAACTTGCAACTTAAGCAACCGATCAAGTCGGATTTTATATACGCAGGCGCATACTTGATTTTGATTAGGAAATCTGAAAACTCCCCGGGCGTAGTGCAGGAAatggcaggaggaggaggagcaggcgagCTCAAGCTGCTCGGACACTGGGCGAGCGCCTACGTCACCAGAGTGAAGCTCGCGCTCCACCTCAAGGGCGTGAGCTACGAGTACGTCGAGGAGGATCTCCGCAACAAGagcgacctcctcctcgcctccaacCCGGTGCACAAGACGGTGCCCGTGCTCATCCACAACGGCAACCCCATCCGCGAGTCGCAGATCATCGTGCAGTACATCGACGAGgccttctccggcgccggcgactccctcctccccgccgaccCCCACGAACGCGCCGTCGCTCGCTTCTGGACCGCCTATATCGAAGACAAGGTAAATTCGGTTCTCTTCTGATCAATTTTTCATTTGTGTGTGAATAAATTCAGTTCTCTTCACTGCCGATGATCGGTGAGATGATACGTGTGTGATCTCGTGCGTGCCGTGCAGCTGGTGGCGCCATGGGAGAAGGTGTTCAGGGCcaagacggaggaggagagggccgcGTGGATGAAGCAGATGTTCGTCGCGGTGGAAGCTCTCGAGGGAGGCCTGAAGGAGTGCTCCAAGGGGAAGGGATGCTTCTTCGGCGGCGACAGCGTCGGCTACGTCGACGTCGTGCTGGGGGGTGGCGTCTCCTTCGTGCACGCCAACGACGTGATCACCGGTGGAAAGCTCTTCGACGCGGCGAAGACGCCGCTGCTGGCGGAGTGGTTGGGGCGCTTCggcgagctcgacgccgccaagGCGGTGCTGCAGGACGTCGACAGGGCAGTGGAGTACACCAAGGTGCTGTACGCACGGAATGCCGCCACTACCGCCGCAAACAACTGAATTTACTCAGCTTAAGCAGGCGTCGCGACGTGTCTCGGGCTCTCGGCTGGCTGCGTGCCTTGCTCGGACAAATGTACGGAGGACAGCTGTGGATTAGATTGTTCAGTATTTTCACTCGCTGTGGTCGTTATCTGTTGATTGCTGAAATAATTGCCATGAAATAAATCGTTTCCTAAGCAAATGATGAGCGGTTCGATCGGCGAGCAGGACGTCAACAGGGCGCGCGGTGGAGTACAACAAGGTGTTGTGCTTGTACCACGGGAtatcccgccaccgccgcaaacAACTGAGTTAGTTTAGTTAAGCCGGCGTACGACGTGTTTCTGGCTGTCTCGGACAAATGTACGGATGTCTGGTTTGGATCAGACTGCtcaatatatactccctccgttccattttaagtataatagaaaaagaaactGTATAAAGAAACTTGAGCACTAAAAGAAATGCTCAGATCGTATCCATACCATAATATAAAAAACTGGAGGACGATGGTTCGACTGGAGAAAACCGAAACCAGACCTAAGCACGGTTTGGTTTACTTCAAAGACCGAACATGACTGCTTAGAACCAGCTGAACCGGTTTTTAGACGAATGGGACATAAAACCATTACTGGTTGGACCAGTCAACCTGCAAATGGGCTGACTGAAGGCCCATTTGATCAATGCTTGCTGCAATACCGCTACTGGTTGGACCGGTCAACCTGCAAATGGGCCATGattttatactaaattttttaTACCTCCTCAAGATCTGTAAAATTGCTCTTGTTCTAAATAGAAGAATTTCCTTTGTTCTAAACATAAGAATTTTACAGTCCTTAAAAATGTATTTCGaggtattttaatttttattaaatttttttataccaGATATCAAATTCTACGCTCCAAAATATGATACCTTCAGGTTAAAGAATGATAGAATTACccttctaaaaaaacaaatcaaaggCAAACAGCACACGCATCTTTTTACATGAAAAAATCAGCACAGAGGTAACATCATGAATGACGCTTGATGCATTGCTCCATTCTCCACAATCACCCACAACCACAAGTCGAAAACCCAACCTGAACACAGAACACCACGCACTACATTGAAATGAGCATACGCATTTTTCCTCTCGTTCTGACCAAGAGGAACCCATTAACGCAAGACACACACATCGACACATCGTGTCCATCGGAGCACAGGAGAGATGGCCGGACACGACGAGCTGAAGCTGCTCGGCCACTGGTCGAGCGCCTACGTCACCAGAGTGAAGCTCGCGCTCCACCTCAAGGGCGTGAGCTACGAGTACGTCGAGGAGGATCTCCGCAACAAGAGCGACCTCTTGCTCGCCTCCAACCCGGTGCACAAGACGGTGCCCGTGCTCATCCACAACGGGAACCCCATCCGCGAGTCGCAGATCATCGTGCAGTACATCGACGAggtcttctccggcgccggcgactccATCCTCCCCGCCGACCCATATGAACGCGCCGTTGCTCGCTTCTGGGCCGCATACATCGACGACAAGGTTTGAGCTCTTCTGAATTTGTGTGAATCTCTGCACTGCCATGGTGATGATGATCGAATCTTCTGAATTTGTGTGAATCTCTGCACTGCCATGGTGATGATGATCGAATCGTTGACGAGATGTGTGTGCTCTCGTGCGTGCAGCTACTGGCGCCATGGAAGAAGGTATTCAGGGCcaagacggaggaggagagggccgcGTGGATGAAGCAGATGTTCGTCGCGGTGGACGTTCTGGAGGGAGGCCTGAAGGAGTGCTCCAAGGGGAAGGGATGCTTCTTCGGCGGCGACAGCGTCGGGTACGTCGACGTCGTGCTGGGGGGTGCCGTCTCCTTCGTGCACGCCAACGACATGATCACCGGTGGAAAGCTCTTCGACGCTGCGAGGACGCCGCTGCTGGCGGCGTGGTTGGAGCGCTTCggcgagctcgacgccgccaagGCGGTGCTGCAGGACGTCGACAGGGCGGTGGAGCACACCAAGGTGCGGTACGCACGgaatgccgccaccgccgcaaacGACTGAATTAGTTAAGTTAAACAGGCGTGGCTACGTACGTGTCTCCGGCTGGCTAGCTTGCTCGGACAAATGTACGTCTGGATTAGATTAGATTGCTCAATATTTTCACTAGCTGTTGTCGTTACACTACTATAGAAACACACATGCATATTGACACTATATAAGTGCCGGAACAGCCAAAACCGACACATATAGTGTTTCTCCCATCTCTACGGgctgaaaattaaaaaaaataggaacCTTTAAACAAAGGTGCTGGTTTTAgagaaaaaccggcacctatactaCATGTATCTTTTTTTAAAGGTACCTACAATATATTATTGGTGTCGGCTTTTaattaaccgacacctataatatactGTAGGTATCAGTATACCATAGATTATTAGTTCTTTCAAAAACCGAGCCGAGCGCGACATCTCCCGTCCTTATCCGTACTTGCCTCCCCCACCACAAATCTCTCGTTCTCCcacgcctcctctctctcctccctcgccccctcctcctctccctctcaccTCCCTCCCACAACGGATCCACCCCCGCGGCCGCCACTGGATCCACCCTCGGCCGCCACCAGATCCACTCGTGGCTGCCGCTGACATTGCCGCCACCACCGAATCTGCTGTGGGAGGGAGGCGAGAAGAGACAgagggagccaccgccgccggatccacctGTGGCTGCCGCTGACGTTGCCACCACCGCCGGATCTGTTGTGGGAGGGAAGCGAGAAGGGACAGagggagctgccgccgccggatcaGCCCGTAGTCTCCACCACCGCTGCCGGATCCACTTGCGGCTACTGATAACAGCGCCACTGGCGCCGGATCTGCCGTGGGAGGGAGACGAGAGGGagcggagggagccgccgccgctggatccACCCGCggctgccaccaccgccgcatCCACCAGCGCGCGTTCGCCGCCATCTGCCAATACTCTACTCTTCTCTGGAGGAGTATTATTTTAGCAGGAGACGGGTGTTCCATGACTTGTGCGGCAAGTACACAGCATAGTGTATTTTTCAATGGCAAAAGTTTGTTAATTCATTCCTTGCTGATTAATTGGCTCCCCAAAGAACACTCAATGTCACGATTACTTGTAAATGTTAGACTTTGCtctaggatcacctaggttagatctccttttagggtcggaatatctttaatgcaacccatcaaggaggagccacctgaaataatcatgtgcggtgagaacaaaattaacattaaaatattatgcattaagcctatatcaccgttgggcagaattagacataacacatatcaccataactataatattgcaattatcaacgttggtcagaaaaattacaacatcatagcacataattaatgttcctaaaattaaattctcccgttggttcgaaatttaattttagaaacactaattttcatcaatttcatctatttgcagcagaaaactatataaaaatcatatgaaCAGTAGCAAAATCTCTGTAATTCTCTCTGtgaaaattctcccgttggttcaaatttaaacagaggtaaaacatgcaaaaatctattcaaagttctattgaaatttgcatgaaaaattgacaaaataaaatggaaaaattgCTACTGTTATCTTTTATTCATTTTCGGCCCCCGAGGGACCTCATATGGACTTTTTCCGGTCGGCCCGCGGCCTTTTTGGCTCGCGCGGgtgctcccccctccccccaggccgcaacctgggcctgggccgggaAAGTTGCCGCGCGcgctctccctcttgggccgttTTTggcccgaccgccgccagccgtccGATCTGCTAGGGcttcgatcggacggccgggaGGGGAGATCGGGAGATCAAAACCCGACCCCCCAGCCGCCGGAAACCCTAGCTCCTCTTCTCTCGCgggcgcgcggccgcgccgagcggcgtcgccgacgccggcggccctcgcgccgccgcgccatgacCGGCGcgcctttcttttctcttcttctccgcTCCCCCCACCGTCTCTAACCCCCaccgtgtgagagagagatggcggcggccgaaaagacggagatggcggcgccgccgcgggctccCTCGCCGGTGCGCGCGTGCACCGGCAGGTGCGCGCACGGCCGTCGAGTGGCTCCTCGGTGGTGCCCTTTGCCCTCCCCCCTTttgccggcgacggccggcgacaaggtagggttagggtttcgatcTTTTGATCCGTGCGGATCttgtgcttttctttctttggattTCTTTTCCCGAACCGATCTAATCACTAgggttgctctgataccattgttagACTTTGCtctaggatcacctaggttagatctagtcgggtggttctatttgggaTTGATGTTTGAACTATAGAGATTGAAAACGGGAGAGGGTTTAGATAgaccgaccggttgaggtgttggaggatgaagaagtgccggccatcgtcgtcgttggcgcTCGGTTGTCGTggatgcggcgccggtgaggtcgacggcgatgacggctgcGGGAGTGACGGTCGTAGATGTCCCGGCGATGAggtgtggcgcggcggtggcgcttcccgtcactggctgcgccccctctcgatcggattagggtttgtagggtggagttggcggcggcggtgaatctCGTACTCTGTGCCGTGCCgacctccacccctcttttatatggcgcagtgtgacgggggctcaccagccattgggctggacGCCCCCGATCAGAGCGTGGTCAAGGTCCGTTGTGCCGTTGGGCCCGACGGGTGGGAGATCTATCTAACAGTAAATAGCTAGTACTAGTAATCATATCCATCAAACGTTATAGCATGAGCGTCATGGATGATGCATTGTAATGTTTCGTGCCTTTTCCCTCGCTGCATATTTATACCGCTACTCAAGGCGATCTCGACACCAAACAAGCACAATTAATCTGAATAATTGAAGTTCAGAGCAGCAGATTAATACTCCTAATTAGTCCTACCGAAATGGCCGCAGAAGGTGAGCTGAAGCTGCTGGGAACATGGGCGAGCCCCTACGTCTCCAGAGTGAAGCTCGCCCTCCACCTCAAGGGCCTGAGCTACGAGTACGTCGTCGAGGAGGATCACTTCAACAACAAGAGCGAGCTCCTCCTCAGCTCCAACCCGGTGCACAAGAAGGTCCCCGTGATGATCCACAACGGCAAGCCCATCTGCGAGTCGCTGATCATCATGGAGTACCTCGACGAGGCTTTCCCCGACACCGCCGCACCTCTCCTCCCCGCCGACCTGCACGACCGCGCCGTCGCTCGCTTCTGGGCCGCCTACATTGACGACAAGGTTATCACTTTGATCGGTCTGCGTGTTAATTAAACTGATCAGAAGTTGATGTATATATACGAATGCTTCTGCAGCTAGTGCCCTCGTGGAAGCAGGCGTTCAGCGGAAAGACGGGTGAGGAGAAGGCAGAGGGGATGCGTCATATGCTCGCGGCGGTGGATGCGCTGGAGGCGGCGATGGAGTGGTCCTACAAGGGGAAGCCCTTcttcggcggcgacgccgtcggGTTCCTGGACGTCGCGCTGGGGGGCTTGCTCTCCTGGTTGCACGGGACAGAGGAGCTGTGTGGCGCCAAGATCTTGGACGCCGCCAAGACCCCGCTCCTgtcggcgtgggcgcggcgctTCGGCGAGATGGACGCCGCCAAGGTGGCTTTGCCGGACGTCTGCAAGCTGGTCGAGTTTGCCAAGATGAAGCGTGTTCAGCTGGAGGCTGCAATGGCAGCTACAACAGTTTCCCGCAACTGAATGTGTTGTCAGGTTGTTGTGTTGATGTGTTCCTACAAGTGAATAAACCgtactttaaaatttaaataactaAATATTTGACtaataatattttattataaattaagttgtgtttgataaaaaataatatcattgaaTTGGATTGAAATTTGAATTTACTTTCACAAATTTGTGAACATTATATATTTgagaaattcaaaatatatttaaccgtGTCAAGTTTAATCGCGCCTTAAACAATGTAATAGATTAGTGTGATAGAGGGGAGTAATacgggcttgttcactttgatgccatttttaaccataccattttttttttgcaaagttgTCCAAAAAAAGTATgcgtttattttttttgccaaatttAGTTAATACATAAGAAAACTGGcaaaattttaacaatattgttattttgtcaaaattttggcattgctaaaacttggtaaagtttattttggctacaatctgaacaggctCTACGTATGGAGTAGCTCAGGGGTCATGGCTAGTTTGGATTGctatcttaccaaaattttggtaggatgaCAAACCAAAAATGTCTATTAAAACACTATATTTGTCGCAAATTTGGCTTTGCCCATGAACTTGTTTCTTATGGGtatattttggcttcaatccaaatgaAGATTATTAACTTTATCCTATCAAAGTTGGTAGTACCAAAACTTATCTACGATTTGGTActattaaaattttgttaagaTATCAATCCAAACATGCACCAATAATCTCTATGGGAACATCTAATAATTTCACCAATCTAatctcttctttctataaagctaaTACCCACTACActcctaaagctcaacatgcaagcatagtatttattagcactaCTAAGATCTACATGCAATCATGCCACATCAACCAATTAAGCTtataaaactcaacatgcaaacacatagtaattatatctacaattcattttattctaATACTTAACATAcacatgttaaatcatcatctcAAATCGTTTTtataatatttcaatctaaatcattcatcatttctccattatctaacatatataccgcagcaaagcgcgggacTAGTGGATTGCTAAAGTCTGTATGCTGTGGCttgttagagagagagagagaggatctAATAGTCCGTCCGCGTTGGGTTGGGCCAAAAGTATTTGGTCACATAAGATTGGGCCTAAATTGCACAAAGTGTCGTCTCATCTGTGCTCTGTTTCGGCCTAGATCGCACACCGCCAATTCGTCATGTTTGACGTACAACAGCAAGACACCCAGTTGTTGACTTCTAATCAGTACTCTGCTTCCCCAATCCCAACCTGCGTGCGAGATTGGGAGAAATTGCCGCTCCGTTTTGTGTCGTTTTGTGTATTTTCTCCACTCAAAAGAACAGAAACTATTGTGCTACTATCATACTACAGATACACGCGGTCAACCTGTAAGATTGTTTCTTTGAAAACGAAGTTGCACAAATCGTTGTGTGTAATGCAGACACCCGTCAACCTACAAAATTCAAACAatggtttcttttttctttttttttactggtgAGAGCAATAGATTAGCCTTCGGATCAATGACTCGGTGTACTTTCAAAGAAAAaatttgcagaaaaaaaaatcgacatTATATTGTCAAAGATCTACAAGCTTTCTTACTAGCTTGATTCACATGCCCACTGacaatattttatcattataGCAGAAGAAGGGTTCTATAGCTTGAGCAGCAAGTACTACAACAGAGTAATTTTTAAATGGCTAGTTTCTTAATCTACTCCATGCTGACTGGCTCCTAGGTTCAACGTCACAATCTCTTGCAAATAGGTGTGGAAAATTATATCCATCAAACCATAGCATGAGCATATCCTTCCCGAACTGCAATGTTTATATAGATACTGCAGCAAGCACAATTAAGCATTTAAGCTGAAGAAGTAGTTCAGACTTGTACACTATTAGTGAAACACGCATCAGTATAGGAAATGGCTGCAGAAGATGAGCTGAAGCTCCTGGGATTTTGGGCGAGCCCCTACGTTTGCAGAGTGAAGCTCGCACTCCACCTCAAAGGCCTGATCTACGACTATGTCAAGGAGGATGTCTTCACCAACAAGAGCGAGCTCCTCCTCAGCTGCAACCCGGTGCACGCGAAGGTCCCCGTGCTCATCCACAACGGCAAGCCCATCTGCGAGTCGCAGGTCATCGTACAATACATCGACGAGGTCTTCCCCGACGCCGGCGTCAccctcctccccgccgaccCCCACgatcgcgccgccgctcgcttctGGGCCGCCTACATCGACGACAAGGTTTGCATGATCGATCACTCATTGGCTTGATCAGTGAAGTTAACTTTAGCATTTTGATCTGCCGATGTGCTGAACTAATCAAAGATTGACGTGTACGTGTGCCGTGTGCGTGTGCAGCTACTGCCC
Above is a window of Oryza sativa Japonica Group chromosome 10, ASM3414082v1 DNA encoding:
- the LOC4349193 gene encoding uncharacterized protein, whose protein sequence is MAGAGRDELKLLGMWASPYVSRAKLALQLKGVSYEYIEEDLGNKSDLFLRSNPVHKTVPVLIHNGNPICESSIIVQYIDESFPSSAASLLPADPYDRAVARFWAAYIDDKLAAPWRMVYRVKTEEERDELMKQTLAAVDVLEGGLKECSKGKGCFFGGDSVGYVDVVLGGLVSWVHASDKLSGAKLFDAAKAPLLAAWLGRFGELDAAKAVLQDVDKVVEYAKKFQPRDSGTAADRQAVNQPIKSDFIYAGAYLILIRKSENSPGVVQEMAGGGGAGELKLLGHWASAYVTRVKLALHLKGVSYEYVEEDLRNKSDLLLASNPVHKTVPVLIHNGNPIRESQIIVQYIDEAFSGAGDSLLPADPHERAVARFWTAYIEDKLVAPWEKVFRAKTEEERAAWMKQMFVAVEALEGGLKECSKGKGCFFGGDSVGYVDVVLGGGVSFVHANDVITGGKLFDAAKTPLLAEWLGRFGELDAAKAVLQDVDRAVEYTKVLYARNAATTAANN
- the LOC4349197 gene encoding probable glutathione S-transferase GSTU6, with product MAAEGELKLLGTWASPYVSRVKLALHLKGLSYEYVVEEDHFNNKSELLLSSNPVHKKVPVMIHNGKPICESLIIMEYLDEAFPDTAAPLLPADLHDRAVARFWAAYIDDKLVPSWKQAFSGKTGEEKAEGMRHMLAAVDALEAAMEWSYKGKPFFGGDAVGFLDVALGGLLSWLHGTEELCGAKILDAAKTPLLSAWARRFGEMDAAKVALPDVCKLVEFAKMKRVQLEAAMAATTVSRN
- the LOC4349196 gene encoding probable glutathione S-transferase GSTU6, producing MAGHDELKLLGHWSSAYVTRVKLALHLKGVSYEYVEEDLRNKSDLLLASNPVHKTVPVLIHNGNPIRESQIIVQYIDEVFSGAGDSILPADPYERAVARFWAAYIDDKLLAPWKKVFRAKTEEERAAWMKQMFVAVDVLEGGLKECSKGKGCFFGGDSVGYVDVVLGGAVSFVHANDMITGGKLFDAARTPLLAAWLERFGELDAAKAVLQDVDRAVEHTKVRYARNAATAAND